From the Candidatus Bathyarchaeota archaeon genome, one window contains:
- a CDS encoding nitroreductase family protein — protein MNSVLEAIKNRRSVRLYESKPVPKDVLKAIIEAGNQAPFTSMTRAQPWRFVVVENPEFRQKLFETAFPVWKQSIEGMKQVAPDLYEMAMSIHDALDEPKDPVYYSAPAIVFVIGPEGSAVSCALACENMMIAAQSLGVGSCYVGFGAMVKANPEVASEFELKEKEEIHGPILLGYPKANPNPAQASAFEAIQPNKQNPTTKWV, from the coding sequence ATGAATTCTGTACTTGAAGCCATAAAGAACAGGCGCTCGGTTAGACTCTACGAATCAAAACCCGTTCCCAAAGATGTTCTCAAAGCAATCATTGAAGCGGGGAACCAAGCTCCTTTCACGTCCATGACGCGCGCTCAACCTTGGCGTTTTGTTGTTGTCGAAAACCCCGAGTTTAGGCAAAAACTTTTCGAAACTGCCTTTCCTGTCTGGAAACAATCCATCGAAGGCATGAAACAAGTTGCCCCTGACCTCTACGAAATGGCTATGAGCATACATGACGCTTTAGATGAACCCAAAGACCCCGTTTACTACTCTGCCCCTGCCATTGTCTTTGTTATAGGTCCTGAAGGCAGCGCCGTGAGTTGTGCACTTGCCTGTGAGAACATGATGATAGCCGCCCAATCCTTAGGCGTGGGAAGCTGCTACGTCGGCTTTGGCGCGATGGTCAAAGCAAACCCCGAAGTTGCCTCTGAGTTTGAACTAAAAGAAAAAGAAGAAATCCACGGTCCCATACTGCTCGGGTACCCCAAAGCAAACCCCAACCCCGCCCAAGCCAGCGCTTTTGAAGCCATCCAACCAAACAAACAAAACCCCACAACCAAATGGGTCTAA
- a CDS encoding NAD(P)-dependent alcohol dehydrogenase, which yields MKAVEWTRYGAPDVLKLAEVEKPVPKAGEVLVKVHATSVTAGECEMRSFKVRGLFWLPLRLWLGIFKPRKKLLGQEFAGEIEAVGTSITQFKPGQRVFGTTGINFGAYAQYLCVPEKAGDGVVATMPKNLSFEQAAPVPVAGLEALHFLRTANIQQGQQILIVGSGGSIGTYALQLAKHYGATVTAVDSTQKLDMLRELGADLVVDYTKEDYLQTGKTYDAILDVVGKASFSRAINTLKPKGHLLLANPGLLDMLRGSWVSATSGKTVVAKTAASTTEDLLFLNDLIETGKLKPIIDRTYTLEQTAEAHKYAETGDKKGNIVITVPH from the coding sequence ATGAAGGCTGTTGAGTGGACACGGTACGGTGCTCCTGATGTTCTCAAGCTTGCCGAGGTGGAAAAGCCTGTGCCTAAAGCTGGTGAGGTTCTGGTTAAGGTGCATGCGACATCAGTGACTGCGGGGGAATGCGAAATGCGCAGTTTCAAAGTCCGCGGCTTATTCTGGTTGCCCCTGAGGCTGTGGCTAGGTATATTTAAGCCCCGAAAGAAGCTGCTTGGGCAAGAATTCGCAGGCGAAATCGAAGCAGTCGGGACAAGCATCACACAATTCAAACCTGGCCAGCGGGTCTTTGGAACTACAGGGATAAACTTTGGCGCGTATGCCCAGTACCTTTGCGTACCCGAAAAGGCAGGCGACGGCGTAGTGGCTACGATGCCCAAGAATTTGAGTTTTGAACAAGCCGCCCCTGTCCCCGTAGCGGGTCTTGAAGCCCTGCACTTTCTAAGAACCGCCAACATCCAGCAGGGACAACAAATTCTCATCGTGGGTTCAGGCGGAAGCATCGGCACCTACGCATTGCAACTAGCCAAACACTACGGCGCAACGGTCACAGCCGTGGATAGCACCCAAAAACTAGACATGCTACGCGAATTAGGCGCCGACTTGGTAGTTGACTACACCAAAGAAGACTACCTCCAAACAGGAAAAACCTACGACGCCATCCTTGACGTAGTGGGCAAAGCATCTTTCTCCCGTGCCATAAACACCCTAAAACCTAAGGGGCATTTGCTTTTGGCTAATCCTGGGCTCTTGGATATGCTTAGAGGTTCGTGGGTTTCAGCGACAAGTGGCAAGACAGTGGTAGCGAAAACTGCAGCTTCAACAACAGAGGACCTGCTTTTCCTCAACGACTTAATTGAAACTGGAAAGCTCAAACCCATCATCGACCGCACCTACACGTTAGAGCAAACAGCAGAAGCCCACAAATACGCCGAGACAGGAGACAAAAAAGGCAACATCGTCATAACCGTACCGCACTGA
- a CDS encoding flavodoxin family protein has protein sequence MFRLKQGVVVGSLVVVYSYHHHSTEKIAEVFAQVLGCEVKTPSQVDPRGLGKFGLLGFGAGIESGKHYKPLLDLADKLPPAAENQKVFLFSTAGITSEKKLKKDHRALREKLQAKGYVVVDEFQCKGYNTNSFLKFVGGMNRGRPNEEDLQNAQEFALNLKQNL, from the coding sequence ATGTTTAGGTTGAAACAGGGTGTTGTTGTGGGGTCTTTGGTTGTTGTGTATTCTTATCATCACCATAGCACTGAGAAAATCGCAGAGGTTTTTGCGCAGGTTCTTGGCTGCGAAGTGAAGACGCCTTCCCAAGTAGACCCCAGAGGGCTTGGAAAGTTTGGTTTGCTGGGTTTTGGAGCGGGCATAGAAAGCGGCAAACACTACAAGCCCCTGCTTGACTTAGCCGATAAACTACCTCCTGCAGCTGAGAACCAAAAAGTTTTCCTTTTTTCAACCGCTGGTATTACAAGCGAAAAGAAACTCAAAAAAGACCACCGCGCGCTTAGGGAGAAACTTCAAGCCAAAGGCTACGTGGTCGTGGACGAATTTCAGTGCAAGGGCTACAACACGAATAGTTTTCTAAAGTTCGTGGGCGGCATGAACAGGGGTAGACCTAACGAGGAAGACCTCCAAAACGCCCAAGAATTCGCTTTAAACCTAAAACAGAACCTGTAG
- a CDS encoding DUF6144 family protein — translation MRKMLVEMEKCIEQAAGKEVAEQVMEGSADITVRTAKKKAAMWGKEAVDRLDSLVDEETRNEIMQKCGYNCANRNRRAIERAIAKRDKYENIEEFLEAEQKNPMAGTKLSKEGDVLYLSYTPQSFTRPMRCYCSVFRELPIEETASITYCNCAKGFVEKYWGAVLDKPVKVDLLQSAISGAQECKFAIHMQNGVESEETK, via the coding sequence ATGCGTAAAATGTTAGTTGAGATGGAGAAATGCATTGAGCAAGCTGCGGGCAAGGAAGTCGCAGAGCAGGTTATGGAGGGTAGCGCGGATATTACAGTGAGAACCGCCAAGAAGAAGGCTGCGATGTGGGGCAAGGAAGCTGTTGACAGGTTAGATTCACTAGTTGATGAGGAAACCCGAAATGAAATCATGCAAAAATGCGGCTACAACTGCGCGAACCGAAACCGCAGGGCAATAGAGCGTGCCATTGCTAAACGTGATAAATACGAAAACATCGAAGAGTTTTTGGAAGCTGAACAGAAAAACCCTATGGCGGGAACCAAACTCAGCAAAGAAGGCGACGTCTTGTACTTATCGTACACTCCCCAGTCGTTTACTCGACCCATGAGGTGCTACTGCAGCGTATTTCGCGAGCTCCCGATAGAAGAAACCGCATCCATCACTTACTGCAACTGCGCCAAAGGCTTTGTAGAAAAATATTGGGGAGCCGTTTTGGACAAACCCGTAAAAGTTGACCTGCTACAGTCAGCTATATCAGGCGCTCAAGAATGCAAATTCGCCATCCACATGCAAAACGGAGTTGAATCAGAAGAAACCAAATAG